One region of Rhodocyclaceae bacterium genomic DNA includes:
- a CDS encoding tripartite tricarboxylate transporter substrate binding protein → MFESPTIRLAAGLLLSSSVVAATPAAAQKYPDRPIRLIVPFAVGGSYDPVARVVSQYLGEDMGQQLVIDNRAGASGMIGADILARATPDGYTIGMLGNNHTISTALRDKVPYDLLKDFIPISRVGLVDNAVVVHPSVPVKTLMELVALTKANPGKFNFGSGGTAGTTHFGGELFNSLAGTKVIHVPYKSGGGAVAALVAGEVHMMVLNMINADPHMRSGRMRGLAMAAKQRHPLAPNMPTTAEAGMPGLEMTQWYGILTPQRTPKTVLVALGNALQKMSGRDDVKAKLATQGIAVHFETPAAFATFMREDIELYRRIGREANIRPD, encoded by the coding sequence GTGTTCGAAAGTCCGACGATCCGGCTGGCGGCCGGCTTGCTGCTTTCCAGCAGCGTGGTGGCGGCGACACCCGCAGCGGCCCAGAAGTACCCTGACCGCCCGATCCGACTGATCGTGCCCTTCGCGGTCGGTGGGTCCTACGATCCGGTCGCCCGGGTGGTGTCCCAGTACCTCGGCGAAGACATGGGCCAGCAGCTCGTGATCGACAACCGTGCAGGGGCGAGCGGCATGATCGGGGCAGACATCCTGGCTCGCGCGACGCCCGACGGCTACACGATCGGCATGCTCGGGAACAACCATACGATTTCCACCGCGCTGCGCGACAAGGTGCCGTACGACCTGCTGAAGGATTTCATCCCGATCAGCCGTGTCGGCCTGGTCGACAACGCCGTGGTCGTGCATCCGTCGGTCCCGGTGAAGACGCTGATGGAACTGGTTGCGCTGACGAAGGCGAACCCGGGCAAGTTCAACTTCGGTTCTGGCGGCACTGCAGGTACCACGCATTTCGGCGGCGAGCTGTTCAACTCGCTGGCGGGCACCAAGGTGATCCACGTGCCGTACAAGAGCGGTGGCGGTGCCGTGGCCGCGCTGGTCGCAGGCGAGGTCCACATGATGGTCCTCAACATGATCAACGCCGATCCGCACATGCGCTCGGGCCGGATGCGCGGCCTGGCGATGGCTGCAAAGCAGCGCCACCCGCTCGCACCGAACATGCCGACCACCGCCGAAGCGGGCATGCCCGGGCTCGAGATGACCCAGTGGTACGGTATCCTGACGCCTCAGCGCACGCCGAAGACGGTGCTGGTGGCGCTCGGCAACGCGCTGCAGAAGATGTCCGGCCGCGACGACGTCAAGGCGAAACTCGCAACCCAGGGGATCGCGGTGCATTTCGAGACGCCTGCGGCCTTCGCGACGTTCATGCGCGAAGATATCGAGCTGTATCGCCGCATCGGGCGCGAGGCCAATATCCGGCCTGACTGA